The nucleotide sequence TTCCAAAAAAGCCCGGTCGTGCCAATTCGTTGCAACCATCTTGACCTTGAGCGCATTCTTCGGAATATGCCGGTGATCCGTGCTTCCTTCCCGATGAAATACCTAGGCTTACCTCTCTCGGTTTGGCAGCTAAAGACGGTGGATTTCCAATACCTGGTGGACAAGGCAGCCGGAAAATTAACCACTTGGGATGGGCAAAACATCACTGCTATCGGACGCACGACTCTCGTCAAGTCCGTCATCTCCTCCCAAGCGGTTTTCTCTATCACGCCTCTCATTGTGCCGCAGGGCATTCTGGATacactcaacaagattgatagggCCTTCCTTTGGTCGGGTGCGGAGAAGACCACGGGAGCCAAATGCAAGGTCAACTGGAAAATGCTGTGTAGACCAAAAGATTATGGTGGCCTTGGGGTGCTCGATACCGACAAGTTTGCACGGGCGTTGCGGCTTTGTTGGCCATGGTATGAATGGAAGGAGCCCCGCAGATTATGGGTTGGCTCTGGCAACCCCTGCACTGAAGAGGACCTCCAGTTCTTCTATGCATCTACGACTATCACTGTCGGCGACGGCGCAAAAACACCTTTCTAGGACTCCCCTTGGCTCTTGGGGCGCAAGCCCAAGGACATTGCACCACTAATCTATGAGGCATCGAAGAGAAAGAATTGGAAGGTGCGTGAGGCTCTGAAGGGGAACGCTTGGATCCTCAAGATCAAACATGACACTGCCATCTCCGTCAACCACATTTCGGAATTCTTTAACCTTTGGATGCTTGTGCATGACTTCCACCTTGATGAGCAAGCCGAAGACAACATCATTTGGAAGAACGCGAGCAATGGGATCTACACGGCAAGCACCGCCTACAAAGCGCAATTTTTAGGCCTGACTCTGTCCCCCATGGACCGCATGGTGTGGAAGGCTTGGGCACCTCCAAAGGTTAAATTCTTTGCTTGGCTGGCTTTGCAAGATAGGATTTGGACTGCCGATTGTTTGGAGAAGCGTGGTTGGCCAAATTGTGGCCCTTGCCCGCTTTTGCAAAAGAGAACAAGAAACGAGGATACACCTCTTTGTCAAGTGTCGCTACACACTTAGGCTCTGGAGATCAATCATCGAGAAGCTTGGGCTCACGCACATGAACACCTCCGATTGGCAGTTAGAAGCAACCGTCACTGAGTGGTGGCAAAAAAGAACCGACGACCGCAACCCTCACCGCCACGCAATGGCTTCCCTCACCATGCTCGTTTCTTGGACCATTTGGAATGAGAGAAACGCCCGCGTATTCCGTCGAAAAAGCGCACCACCGCCGGTCCTCCTAACCAGCATTTTAGAAGATGCTAAACTTTGGGTTACTGCTGGCGCAAGAAAGTTAGGGAACATCATATTGTACGAGTAATTGTCATGCCGCTTATTTGTGAGTGCGTTGTAAAACTCTAAACTCTTCTCTCCCTTATTTAATTGAAGAGGCAAATCTTTTgcatccgtttcaaaaaaaaaagccTGTGGATCCTGACGGAGTGCTGCCATGTATGGATAATGCAGAGACTCTTCAGAGTGTTTAAACAGATAATCTAGTCAAGTTCTCTAAAAGATGGATTAATAAATGGACATGTAAAAAGGAAAGGATAAAATCCATTAGACAAATTTGGGGTATGTTAAATAGTGTACTGTTCATATACTGTTCTGatccaatttgtcttttttgctgagagctactcaaatGTCCAGATGCTCTGAAATTTGGAGCGCATCTCATGCACCAAATTATCTACCTTGcacaaaaaatttgaatttttttgaattttttatgaattGTTTCTTGACcgggtgcagctgagcccgggCTTAGAATTGGATATTCGATAGAACAGCAACTTCTACTGTAAAAAGGGATGACCTATAACTTCCTACCAAAGTAAGAATCATGCAAGTCTCAGTGATGCAAAATCTGTGGTAAAAAGATAATATCAATCAAATATACAGAAACTACTACGTGCATTTCTAGTGATCTCAGGAAGAAAGCTGATGGCTTAATATTGGCGAAAAGACAAGTAGATGGCAATAGTTTGTCTCTAGCATATTTGTTTAACCAAGGCATCCTCCATATGTTTGTATTTCAGGTTCTTCTCTCCAGATGCGGGGTGCTGGCAAGGTGGTTTCATCTCTGCATGCGAAGCACAGCTTTGTCAGATTCGAACAAACAAATACTTGGTCGCGCAGGAAATGTGGCTGAAGGGAGAGAGAGGCTGCCACGAAATGCGGAAAGGAGGAGGCCATCCGGGTCTCAAGGGGACATTTATTATATCAAAGACAAATGAAAAGTGGAGTTTTGAGGCCGCTGCTTTTGCTTCTCTTTGTGCCCTTCACTTTGATCCAAGAGTCAACAGCCAAAAGTTCTGCTAAACAAATGCTCATTCTGGCACTTCTGACTGTTTACTTGTTTGCCTTCTCGCCTTTTGTGCCATTATTGTTGCCTGAATAGTCGACACAACTGGAAAAAAAAAACTTCGTTTTTGCCACGTAGCCGAGCCGGAATCTTCGTTGAGGCAAACAAGCTGGGTGAGTGGGCAGTGGAGGAAGGAAGAAATTCCCCAAGATGCAACATGAGAAATATACAGGTCAGTGGCGAAAACAAACTTCCCAataaatacttcctccgtccggaaatacttgtcatcaaaatgaataaaagacgatgtatctagatgtattttagttctagatacatccttttttgtccattttgatgacaagtattttcggacggagggagtatgttgttaTATGTTGATCATCTAAGGTATATTTGCATTTGCACATTTTGACTATGCAGCTGAtctcatgattttttttttgacgATGTAGTGTACACATCTGTATTTGTAAGTGGCGGCATAAACGAAAGGGAGCAGATCCACATTCTATCCGAAGTTATTGTCAAAGAAagactccctccatcccataatataagatcatttttcCAGCTACTAGTCTCACCTAGATAGATTTCGAAAATTGCTTAGAGTTTCAATAGTGAAGCGTACCTTTCGTGGCAGAGTCAGCAATGAATCTTCTGCAGAAAACAGAGTTCCATCCACTTTTCTCATGCATGCACTTGCCTTGGCCTGCGACAAAAGTTGCAGGGACGCAACTTTCTCAAAAATGTCTTCACAAAGAgtaaataagtactccctccgttccaaaatagatgactcaactttatactaactttagtataaagttgagtcatctattttggaacggagggagtaagaacTTAGGATTGTACAACTTAGAAAAGGAGCTGACCATCATGCCATGTTTCACTCCATTAGACTATTTCATGCATTCCCGGATAGTATCAGTATAGGGTTAATGATACACAGAGATAGCTGAATTCCATATACAAGAGAGTAACATCGTTAGGAAATATATATCTTTATTGAGCATCTGTTTTCAACCCACTTGAAGGCATATGGCATATACAATGATTACACAACACATGCATTCAACACACTTCCAAGTTCCAAGAGGCTCGTTGGCCCGCCTGCAGAATGTTCGATCAAGAGTACACCGCTTATGCAGACCTTCTGGTAAGCTGATCCTTTGAAGTGCTCTCAAATATCTTGTCTGCGTTGCCCACCTCAAAACCATCGCGCCTGTGGTGTTCCTTGACCTTCAGAAAGTAAGAAAGCAGTAATTTCACTAGCAGATTAGGGGGGCAACTAAATACTGGCCGAGTAATACTACAGCAAATATATCCTATGCAGGAGAGTGTAGTATTGTACTACCATTAATAAATACTCTGATGATAGTATTAACTAACCTACAACTCTCATTCAAAAGGGAGATGGGACATTATTACTAAGTCGGCACAGGGGAGCATAAACATTACAGATGCAAAGTCGCAGTCATGCTCATCTCGACACTTGGCAGTACATTTTCCAAGTATGGATTATGCAGGAAAGAAAACAGGCGAGTACGGAATAATCGATACATTCGTGACAAATTGTGCAAACCTCTTCATCTTGCAAATCTCTGAACTGTGGAAGTGGCAGCCGTTCAGCAAATTCAATATAGGAACGTGGAATAGATTCAGTGATTCCATCCGCAAAAGTAAATAATGATGAATCAGCTACAGTTGAGCTTTGCTGGAGGAGACCGTCAGGACTCACTGTTGAATTATATAGTAAATCAGTTTCTATTAAAACCGTGGTACAATAATTAAGTGGACATGTATCCTTCAGCTAATAGCTATTCTAAGAAGCCGCACATAATAGATAGATAGAAAGTATGTCAAATAAATGCAAAGAAACAAGTGATCTTATGTCCATGAAAAGCTATTATTTGAGATCTAGCTAACAGTTCATCCATATATATAACCACAAAAGGAAGACCTATCAGGAAACCAAAAGTACACTCTTCCTAAGGCCAATGCTACTAGAAACTGTGGTTAGCTGTAATGCCCTGGAATAAAATGAGATTCAGATTTTCAATACAAGTAGCTAAGGTATGAAATAGGTAGCAATTCGTCAAAATTCAACAAATGTGTGGCCAAGGACCTCTATCCACTAACACTGAATAAAATCTGGTTGGTTCAGGAATCAGCAACAGACCTTTCAAAATTCCTCCTTCTGTATTTAACTTGAACCCGTTGTCCTCCACAAATTTGTTGAATTTACTAATACTTCTGATATCTGACTCTAAGCGATGAGTGGAGACTGTGGCATGGTTCAGTGCATAGCCATTAACAAGAGTCCATCCAGCATATTCACTTTCCCTGGTGTCCAAATGGAAAGTATGGAGAGTCAACATGGCTAATAGAATAAAGAAATAAATGTATGAAAGACGGAATCAGGAAACTACTAAGCAAATGAAAAAAAAGGCAACTCCATTTCTTATGGAAATTGCACAGAATCAGCCATAATACGCAAACAGTTTTGTGGTGACCAACATAAGATTTAGCTCCTGGCCTATTGAAGCAGTCAAGAGTATTTACATGAGTACCTAGATAAAACCTGGAAATCAGAATAAGTGGGCTTCTCCCATGTCAGCTCTCCAAATGTACTTGCAAGAACAGCATATTTATTTCCATTAGCTGATGTTTTGATGTATTTCCGTATAATTTCCTGCAGAGAAAAAGTAACAGATAAAATAAAACACAGTTGTATATATGAGTAAAAGATGGGAATAAAGCAGCTCTAGTGGCAGCCATATCAGAGCTCAGTAGTCAAATTCCCTGACAGCCGAGGTTAACGTCAGATTTTTCAAACTAAATATCTTAACACTAGTGCCAGTGCATAGAACATTAGAACCTACTCATCTCTGAGTATTTACTCTGACAGAACTACAGAAATAACCTAAGAAGAAACGGTTTTCAGAAAGCATTTTTTTCTACGGTGATATGTTTCAGTAGTCTTCTTCAGCTTCAACCATACAAAAGTGTTATGAGCTATGTCTGAAATTCCTTTAGCCCTACAAGCATATTATGAACGAACAGTTGTCCATACTACTACTAATATCttagacaaacaaactgaagaaattaaGTAATCGTCGAGTATCACCTGGCTCGGAGCACTCAGCTCATCTACAAGAAGTTCAGAAATGAATATCCTTGGCAAAGGTCCATATATACCAGCTCTGGTGTATCCATCATTGTTGGGAGGGGAAAACCATAGTGCTCTTAGTTTTTTCGCTGGGAACCTTAGTTCTTCACGAGACTCGTAACCAAAATCAGTAAAAAATTCAGCAAGTGAGTCTATACCATAACCATCAACCTGCAGTTATAACAGACGGGAAATTGTCATAACAATAATCAAAATCACACAGTTTTGCATTATGTAACACAGAGCATGTAGAAAGCCAACTAAAAATTAAGCTAGTACTCACCCCAAATGTTCTGAAAGCAAAGTGATCAAAACAAATGTGGTCCCCATCGTAAGAATGGACAAGGTCCAGAATCTTTTCGGCAGTTGGATTCCTGCTCAAA is from Triticum aestivum cultivar Chinese Spring chromosome 1B, IWGSC CS RefSeq v2.1, whole genome shotgun sequence and encodes:
- the LOC123120132 gene encoding uncharacterized protein, encoding MAGATLAAARFPAAVALLRTRRSPVVAVPLAPSGLRHHRRSVAMATGAAPSPIPASDPLPKVSDLFFRSVLSNMQKVYLSRNPTAEKILDLVHSYDGDHICFDHFAFRTFGVDGYGIDSLAEFFTDFGYESREELRFPAKKLRALWFSPPNNDGYTRAGIYGPLPRIFISELLVDELSAPSQEIIRKYIKTSANGNKYAVLASTFGELTWEKPTYSDFQVLSRESEYAGWTLVNGYALNHATVSTHRLESDIRSISKFNKFVEDNGFKLNTEGGILKVSPDGLLQQSSTVADSSLFTFADGITESIPRSYIEFAERLPLPQFRDLQDEEVKEHHRRDGFEVGNADKIFESTSKDQLTRRSA